A stretch of the Teretinema zuelzerae genome encodes the following:
- a CDS encoding CDP-alcohol phosphatidyltransferase family protein, whose product MKCYIPNILSIIRIVLCPALLFITENNLLLITLIIGIGLTDILDGYFARKFNCQSQFGSQLDSLGDMLFFIMLLAYVIVYRRYVLIENRKLLMCVVVVKFIPLIIGLIKYKKLVFIHTILNKLSGIMVVIGVITVITLEIYKIMIYVLFFILLAGIEEILIEILVKNPDENRKSVFDMSSKNR is encoded by the coding sequence ATGAAATGCTACATTCCAAATATATTATCAATTATTCGCATAGTCCTTTGTCCGGCACTTTTATTTATTACAGAAAATAATCTACTGTTAATTACATTGATAATCGGTATTGGATTGACAGATATTTTGGATGGTTATTTTGCACGAAAATTCAACTGTCAAAGTCAATTTGGATCACAACTGGATTCTTTAGGAGATATGCTATTCTTTATAATGCTATTAGCTTATGTGATAGTGTATAGAAGATATGTATTGATCGAAAATAGAAAATTATTAATGTGTGTTGTAGTTGTTAAGTTTATTCCATTAATTATCGGATTGATTAAGTATAAAAAATTGGTTTTTATACATACGATTCTGAATAAGCTAAGTGGAATAATGGTGGTTATTGGAGTAATAACTGTTATTACTCTAGAGATATATAAAATTATGATATATGTATTGTTTTTTATTCTTTTAGCAGGAATAGAAGAAATTTTAATAGAAATACTAGTAAAGAATCCAGATGAAAACAGGAAAAGTGTATTTGATATGAGTTCTAAAAACCGATAA
- a CDS encoding GGDEF domain-containing protein, with protein sequence MNTSKVISRRSNLVLISVLITIIIIVFSTVSFLYVVNDIQKLTNFINSTGSIRGGIQRVTKLYLLNQDIKESVKMIDETNFIISDFVNSKTGVFNSNDKVEFSNLLQSWTEYKEILKNNQKDRILNSSENLWKLSNIVVNKIEIKTHNHIALQYLFLFLLFAIVCILGLVGFFIRKVVQENIEKKASHDQLTNLLNRNYLHQIYNVKLSDSLRKSSFLAVLICDIDHFKYVNDTFGHDVGDKVLKRIAEIMVENTRENDAIFRYGGEEFLILVSFTEIPQLIQYAERLRSSVESTEIIEHKITISVGVSLIDDKQELKQHILRADTALYKAKQAGRNRVIVNELNLTTAST encoded by the coding sequence ATGAACACAAGTAAAGTTATTTCTCGGCGATCTAATCTTGTTTTGATTTCTGTTTTAATCACGATTATCATAATAGTATTTTCAACAGTCAGTTTTCTATATGTAGTAAATGATATTCAAAAATTAACTAATTTTATTAATAGTACTGGTTCAATTAGAGGGGGAATTCAACGTGTTACCAAATTGTATTTATTGAATCAGGACATAAAAGAATCAGTAAAAATGATCGATGAAACAAATTTTATAATATCAGATTTTGTAAATTCGAAGACCGGAGTGTTTAACAGTAATGATAAAGTTGAATTTTCAAACCTACTGCAATCTTGGACAGAATATAAAGAGATTCTTAAGAATAATCAAAAAGATCGAATATTAAATAGTAGCGAGAATTTATGGAAGTTATCAAACATTGTGGTAAATAAAATTGAAATAAAAACTCATAACCACATTGCTTTACAGTATTTGTTTTTATTTCTATTATTTGCGATTGTATGTATTTTAGGACTTGTTGGCTTTTTTATCAGAAAAGTTGTTCAAGAAAACATTGAAAAAAAGGCTTCTCACGATCAATTAACAAACCTATTAAATAGAAATTATTTACATCAAATATATAATGTAAAACTATCAGATAGTTTAAGGAAATCAAGCTTTCTTGCTGTTTTAATATGTGATATTGATCATTTTAAGTATGTCAATGATACTTTTGGACATGATGTTGGAGATAAGGTTTTAAAAAGAATAGCTGAAATAATGGTGGAAAATACTCGTGAGAATGATGCAATTTTTAGATATGGAGGCGAGGAGTTCTTAATACTTGTGTCGTTTACGGAAATACCACAATTAATTCAATATGCTGAGAGATTGCGTAGTAGTGTAGAAAGTACTGAAATTATTGAGCATAAAATAACGATTAGTGTTGGTGTATCATTAATCGATGATAAACAAGAACTAAAACAACATATACTTCGTGCTGACACAGCGCTGTATAAAGCAAAACAAGCGGGCCGCAATCGAGTAATTGTAAATGAATTAAACCTAACAACTGCTTCAACCTGA
- a CDS encoding PIN domain-containing protein: protein MKKILIDLNIILDFLNKRNFHVEAAQVINMCVEKKISGYICAHEVTTLSYFLLKDQKDKTKVINTITALLDIFNIIPIDETILRDSLISPISDYEDAVIEVSSMKTNIDYIISRNISDFKSSRIPTYTPEQFLLL, encoded by the coding sequence ATGAAAAAGATTCTCATTGATTTAAATATCATTCTTGATTTTTTGAATAAAAGAAATTTCCATGTAGAAGCAGCTCAAGTTATTAATATGTGTGTAGAAAAGAAAATATCTGGCTACATCTGTGCTCATGAAGTAACAACGTTATCATATTTTCTACTAAAAGATCAAAAAGATAAAACAAAAGTAATAAATACAATTACAGCATTACTAGATATATTCAATATAATTCCAATTGATGAAACTATTTTGCGGGATTCATTAATATCACCAATTTCTGATTACGAAGATGCAGTTATTGAAGTGAGTTCAATGAAAACAAATATTGACTACATTATTTCACGTAATATTTCTGACTTTAAATCTTCTCGTATTCCAACGTATACACCAGAACAATTTTTACTTCTTTAA
- a CDS encoding FRG domain-containing protein — MYNLFIASFKEAWDKKYFEFDKSRFLEFTRENIASQFLNNHNELKNIPCLFGFEQYKSKFRIGHLTSIKQRDQKILIEYAFDDEIEPLDVKIIESNATLFDIRDWEINRTHWAVKDENLFERLHQVNLIDLNTLFKKQYEFSNTEIPNTSNDDKISVMSLNGFIKKIFEINKDASRTIFYRGHSKRDGYRLTPSLFRKDINGNYKYLQNESLIYREMLIANPSEFIDYSSTIDVLIKMQHYSLPTRLLDITSNPLIALYFACKSNSDTEGEVIIFHVKTDEIKYFDSDTVSCLSNLARLPKKDQDNIDLNSKVFNNQSSIKRLIHFIKEEKPFFEPKIVPKDIQKLCVLKENITIVEFFLNQELFSYLV, encoded by the coding sequence ATGTACAATCTTTTTATTGCATCATTTAAGGAAGCATGGGATAAAAAATACTTTGAATTTGATAAAAGTAGGTTTTTAGAATTTACACGAGAAAACATTGCGAGCCAATTCCTAAATAATCACAATGAATTAAAAAATATTCCGTGTCTCTTTGGATTCGAGCAATATAAAAGTAAATTCCGGATTGGACATTTGACATCAATAAAACAAAGAGATCAAAAGATATTAATTGAATATGCTTTTGATGATGAAATTGAACCATTAGATGTCAAAATAATTGAAAGTAATGCAACGCTTTTTGATATTCGTGATTGGGAAATAAATAGAACTCATTGGGCTGTTAAAGACGAAAATTTGTTTGAAAGATTACATCAGGTTAATCTAATTGATTTAAATACTCTTTTTAAAAAGCAATACGAATTTAGTAATACGGAAATTCCGAATACATCGAATGATGATAAAATATCTGTAATGAGTCTTAATGGCTTTATAAAGAAAATATTTGAAATAAATAAAGATGCTAGCAGAACAATATTTTATCGTGGCCATTCAAAAAGGGATGGGTATCGATTAACTCCTTCATTATTTAGAAAAGATATCAATGGTAATTATAAGTATTTACAAAACGAATCATTAATATATCGTGAAATGCTAATTGCAAATCCTTCGGAGTTTATTGATTATAGTTCGACAATTGATGTCTTAATAAAAATGCAGCACTATTCTTTACCAACAAGGCTACTGGATATAACTTCAAATCCATTAATAGCTTTATATTTTGCATGTAAATCTAATAGTGATACTGAAGGTGAAGTGATTATTTTCCATGTAAAAACAGATGAAATAAAGTATTTTGATTCTGATACTGTGAGTTGTTTATCAAACCTTGCACGATTGCCTAAAAAAGATCAGGATAACATCGATTTGAATTCAAAAGTATTTAATAATCAATCTTCTATAAAACGTCTTATCCATTTCATAAAAGAAGAAAAACCTTTTTTCGAGCCAAAAATTGTTCCAAAAGATATACAAAAATTGTGTGTGTTAAAGGAAAATATAACAATAGTAGAATTCTTTCTCAATCAGGAGCTTTTTTCCTATTTGGTTTGA
- a CDS encoding IS256 family transposase: MAYESEYTLLEQVIQMLAANGDNKFSRVIEVVVNEAMKIERAKALNAEPYERTEERTGHANGFKDKTLNLATGKVLLKVPQVRGMEFYPSCIEKGMRSERALKLAIAEMYVKGVSTRRVSDIVEILCGTEVSSSQVSRLAKELDEEITSWKAQPVGQIQYLVLDATYESVRVGSQVVKQALLVAIGVDYSGNRHILDAEVANSEAEVNWRSFLEDLVRRGMHGLRMITSDDHSGLRAAIDAVFPGILWQRCQFHLQQNAHSYVTKKDDIPLIAADIRKVFNAPDRENAERYLQQLVEKYQKTHPRLAAWADENIREGLSVFNIPENHRRKMRTSNLAERQMKEINRRTKVVGVFPNAESLLRLAASMLIEQNDQWQNDKRYLPESTDRPALNEIYRKKVA; this comes from the coding sequence ATGGCCTACGAATCAGAATATACACTTTTGGAGCAAGTGATCCAGATGCTGGCAGCGAATGGGGACAATAAATTTTCTCGTGTTATCGAAGTGGTCGTCAATGAGGCCATGAAGATCGAGCGAGCAAAGGCTCTCAACGCCGAACCATATGAACGCACGGAAGAGCGTACTGGGCATGCCAATGGATTTAAAGACAAGACGCTCAATCTTGCGACCGGGAAAGTCCTCTTGAAAGTACCACAAGTTCGCGGGATGGAGTTTTACCCCAGCTGCATCGAGAAAGGCATGCGCAGTGAGCGTGCTCTCAAGCTCGCCATCGCCGAAATGTATGTCAAAGGAGTAAGTACCCGCAGGGTCTCGGATATCGTCGAAATTCTTTGTGGCACCGAAGTCAGCTCGTCCCAGGTCAGCAGGCTGGCAAAGGAGCTCGATGAAGAGATTACGTCTTGGAAGGCGCAGCCTGTCGGACAGATTCAATACTTGGTACTTGATGCGACCTATGAATCGGTGCGCGTCGGTTCCCAGGTGGTCAAGCAGGCTCTTCTAGTGGCTATTGGCGTTGATTACAGCGGGAATCGGCATATTCTTGACGCCGAAGTCGCGAACAGTGAGGCAGAGGTAAACTGGCGTTCCTTTCTCGAGGATCTCGTACGACGAGGGATGCACGGCCTGCGAATGATCACCAGTGATGACCACTCAGGACTGCGCGCTGCAATCGATGCTGTCTTCCCTGGAATTCTGTGGCAACGCTGCCAGTTTCATCTGCAGCAGAATGCCCACTCCTACGTCACGAAAAAAGATGACATCCCGCTGATAGCCGCTGATATTCGGAAGGTGTTCAATGCACCTGACCGCGAGAACGCGGAACGATATTTGCAACAGCTCGTTGAAAAATATCAAAAAACCCATCCGCGTTTAGCGGCTTGGGCCGATGAGAATATACGGGAAGGATTGAGTGTATTCAACATCCCGGAGAATCACAGGAGGAAAATGCGAACATCGAATCTGGCAGAGCGCCAGATGAAGGAGATCAACAGGCGAACGAAAGTAGTGGGTGTTTTCCCGAACGCCGAGAGTTTACTTCGCCTTGCGGCTTCTATGCTGATCGAACAAAACGACCAGTGGCAGAATGACAAACGGTACTTGCCTGAGTCAACCGACCGACCTGCTTTGAACGAAATTTACAGAAAAAAGGTTGCATAA
- a CDS encoding PIN domain-containing protein: MKKILIDLNIILDFLNKRNFHVEAAQVINMCVEKKISGYICAHEVTTLSYFLLKDQKDKTKVINTITALLDIFNIIPIDETILRDSLISPISDYEDAVIEVSSMKSNIDYIISRNISDFKSSRIPTYTPEQFLIL, translated from the coding sequence ATGAAAAAGATACTAATTGATTTAAATATCATTCTTGATTTTTTGAATAAAAGAAATTTCCATGTAGAAGCAGCTCAAGTTATTAATATGTGTGTAGAAAAGAAAATATCTGGCTACATCTGTGCTCATGAAGTAACAACGTTATCATATTTTCTACTAAAAGATCAAAAAGATAAAACAAAAGTAATAAATACAATTACAGCATTACTAGATATATTCAATATAATTCCAATTGATGAAACTATTTTGCGGGATTCATTAATATCACCAATTTCTGATTACGAAGATGCAGTTATTGAAGTGAGTTCAATGAAATCAAATATTGACTACATTATTTCACGTAATATTTCTGACTTTAAATCTTCTCGTATTCCAACGTATACACCAGAACAATTTTTAATTCTTTAA
- a CDS encoding IS91 family transposase encodes MKNRILEQICSVALKRSFKLDAKQKRSLQNMRECKTTRYGGRVVQCTKCGTIATVYNSCNQRGCPICYKANQKRWEDKVLTSVLNVNHFHLVISIPQVFTGVWLRNKKDFMNAFFECVKRAINNISKYYGITPGCIAVFQTHGKGMSYKPHIHCVLSDGGLTGNGDWMPLGTISYTRITDVIKEYLVKELQRKHIQDIPEQKDINDREWNVYATYYQGNVQKIIGYLAHAAKGVVINLNQELVENEEKGTFSYIERHAGKETRIELDKELFVSRYMNHIPVPHTVTVRNYGLYSNQYSDQLEKLQKIFPMEIEMEEAECVDHCPICHAAMEIIMTLEPYEEVPAHEILCKIKLPET; translated from the coding sequence ATGAAGAACCGTATACTCGAGCAGATATGCTCTGTTGCGCTTAAAAGATCCTTTAAGCTTGATGCGAAACAAAAACGCTCTCTTCAGAATATGAGGGAGTGTAAAACAACCCGGTATGGCGGCCGAGTTGTGCAATGCACAAAATGTGGAACAATCGCAACTGTATATAATTCCTGTAACCAACGTGGTTGTCCTATCTGTTATAAAGCGAACCAGAAAAGATGGGAGGATAAGGTATTAACGTCTGTATTAAATGTTAATCACTTCCATTTAGTCATATCAATTCCACAGGTTTTCACTGGCGTGTGGCTCAGAAATAAGAAAGATTTCATGAACGCTTTTTTCGAATGTGTAAAGCGTGCAATAAATAACATATCGAAATATTATGGAATAACCCCTGGATGTATAGCGGTATTTCAAACACATGGAAAGGGGATGTCTTATAAACCGCATATACATTGCGTGTTATCTGATGGTGGACTGACTGGTAACGGTGACTGGATGCCGTTAGGAACGATATCATATACGCGAATTACTGATGTGATAAAAGAATATCTTGTTAAGGAATTACAGAGAAAACATATACAAGATATTCCTGAACAGAAGGATATTAATGATCGCGAATGGAATGTATACGCAACATATTATCAGGGAAATGTACAAAAGATAATAGGATATTTAGCACACGCCGCTAAGGGTGTAGTGATAAACCTTAATCAAGAATTGGTGGAAAACGAAGAGAAAGGAACATTTAGTTATATTGAACGTCATGCAGGGAAAGAGACGCGAATTGAGTTGGATAAGGAACTGTTTGTATCTCGATACATGAATCACATACCTGTCCCTCATACTGTAACAGTACGGAATTATGGATTATACTCAAACCAATACAGTGATCAGTTAGAAAAACTGCAGAAAATATTTCCGATGGAAATAGAGATGGAAGAAGCGGAATGTGTAGATCATTGTCCTATATGTCATGCGGCAATGGAAATCATTATGACCTTGGAACCGTATGAAGAAGTTCCTGCACATGAAATATTGTGTAAGATAAAGCTTCCTGAAACGTAA
- a CDS encoding abortive infection family protein, whose product MREVIPQTIISLVGDMISNRETHASLNSLFLYAGAPGEPPEGNKQVKAISWIQRVNQDLTVNPLEVLGKLLEKYMEEILDENKSWEKDRIVENKKIIAAMEKYGLHYLQGGLVVTGAHTPSKSLEDYIKENNLEYFDFEFNRALKNVDTSPREAISAASNMLETICKVYIEVNKLEMPAKQDLRPVWNIVKKDLGFDASKVEDGDLQKILTGLFSIVEGIGELRTHASSAHGMGKTVYRIEPRHARLAIHSAHTASLFLLETWKKRKTSF is encoded by the coding sequence ATGAGAGAAGTAATACCGCAGACAATTATTTCTTTGGTTGGTGATATGATCTCAAATAGAGAAACACATGCTTCATTAAATTCTCTTTTTCTTTATGCGGGGGCACCAGGAGAACCACCAGAAGGTAACAAACAAGTTAAAGCAATTTCTTGGATTCAAAGAGTTAATCAAGACCTTACAGTTAATCCATTAGAAGTATTAGGAAAGTTACTTGAAAAATACATGGAAGAGATCTTAGATGAAAATAAATCTTGGGAAAAAGATAGAATAGTTGAAAACAAAAAAATAATTGCTGCCATGGAAAAATATGGATTACATTATCTCCAAGGGGGCTTGGTTGTTACAGGAGCGCATACTCCTTCAAAAAGTCTTGAAGATTATATCAAAGAAAACAATCTTGAATACTTTGATTTCGAGTTTAATCGTGCATTAAAAAATGTAGATACAAGCCCAAGAGAAGCTATTTCAGCCGCAAGTAATATGTTGGAAACAATCTGTAAAGTGTATATTGAAGTTAACAAACTAGAAATGCCAGCAAAACAAGATCTACGTCCTGTATGGAATATCGTTAAAAAAGATCTTGGATTTGATGCAAGTAAAGTTGAAGATGGTGATTTACAAAAAATATTAACTGGACTTTTTTCTATTGTTGAAGGAATAGGTGAACTAAGAACTCATGCAAGTTCAGCACATGGAATGGGCAAAACCGTATATCGAATTGAACCGCGACATGCAAGATTAGCTATTCATTC
- a CDS encoding GNAT family N-acetyltransferase: protein MLVGRLRRRRKKLKEFMLTIKIADSTEINTLLSIYIEKVKWLRSMNKPLWDESQFILEALNKKYENPVFYVGIINNEIIGGFILVEYDRLYWPEVTDNSTYFFYKFVISNKYCGKNYSDRILKWVKEYGREMNKKYIRLDYDGNRKPITEMYTRNGFNPVDTISNQHVSKLIKAEYLITGNN from the coding sequence ATGTTAGTCGGACGCCTACGGCGCCGAAGAAAGAAATTAAAGGAATTTATGTTAACGATAAAAATAGCTGATTCTACTGAAATAAATACATTACTTTCTATCTATATTGAGAAAGTAAAATGGTTGCGATCAATGAATAAACCATTATGGGATGAATCTCAATTTATTCTTGAGGCATTGAATAAAAAATATGAGAATCCCGTTTTTTATGTAGGAATAATTAATAATGAAATTATTGGTGGTTTCATTTTAGTTGAGTATGATCGGTTGTATTGGCCAGAAGTAACTGATAATTCAACATATTTTTTTTACAAATTTGTTATCAGTAATAAGTATTGTGGTAAGAATTACTCTGATAGAATACTTAAGTGGGTAAAAGAATATGGACGAGAAATGAATAAAAAATACATACGATTAGATTATGATGGAAACAGAAAACCTATTACCGAGATGTATACACGAAACGGATTTAATCCAGTTGATACAATAAGCAATCAACATGTATCAAAATTAATTAAAGCAGAATATTTAATAACCGGTAATAATTGA
- a CDS encoding ATP-binding protein: protein MRKKYKEILKEYNLEPKIIVIKTLKSIVIERIEKRNGSNADEIMLTTEETEKYYDNFEFPTEDEGELIIINGF from the coding sequence ATGCGAAAAAAATATAAGGAAATTTTAAAAGAATATAATCTTGAACCTAAGATTATTGTTATAAAAACTTTAAAAAGTATAGTAATAGAGAGAATAGAAAAAAGAAATGGTAGTAATGCAGATGAAATAATGTTAACTACTGAAGAAACGGAAAAATATTATGATAATTTTGAATTTCCAACAGAGGATGAAGGAGAACTCATTATTATTAATGGATTCTGA
- a CDS encoding GNAT family N-acetyltransferase produces MDLTLEVIETERLLLVPADLKFANEIFKNFNSETTKYMYPKPANDISETIDFLSNSILEMKKGTNYQVIITKKDTHEFIGCAGLHDLTSEIPELGIWIKKESFGNKYGQETIKGIVNWAVKQNKWNKARYPVDKRNISSRKIPESLNGIIVKEFKSINMSNVELDEVEYEVSLEKEFA; encoded by the coding sequence ATGGATCTTACATTAGAAGTTATTGAGACAGAAAGATTATTATTAGTGCCTGCTGATCTAAAATTTGCAAATGAAATATTTAAAAACTTTAATAGTGAAACCACAAAATATATGTATCCGAAACCTGCAAATGATATTAGTGAAACAATAGATTTTTTGAGCAACTCTATATTAGAAATGAAGAAAGGAACAAATTATCAAGTTATTATAACAAAAAAAGACACTCATGAATTTATTGGTTGTGCTGGATTACATGATTTAACAAGTGAAATTCCAGAATTAGGAATATGGATTAAAAAAGAGTCTTTTGGGAATAAATATGGGCAAGAAACAATTAAAGGAATTGTCAATTGGGCTGTTAAACAGAATAAATGGAATAAAGCTCGCTATCCAGTTGATAAAAGAAATATTTCTAGTAGGAAAATTCCAGAGAGTTTAAATGGAATAATTGTTAAAGAATTTAAAAGTATTAATATGAGTAATGTTGAATTAGACGAAGTTGAATATGAAGTGTCTCTTGAAAAAGAATTCGCCTAA
- a CDS encoding Kelch repeat-containing protein, giving the protein MKMISFELQDYWDYELLDENSPFLKGSAASCIDQKNSMLFVFGGITNKFTPTSELVVFDISTSKICKNTILPVTPRINHEMYFYDNKLYIVGGLSYTQFGSTKVFDEILIYDLENDEIEKIDAPNIKFRSSSVLSIEDKKIYYYGGLNCDPQLLNVFDITTKTCDTFILDENIVFKTGSTSICIKTDKVLCFSGFTQNDYPICHSEYLLMDLKNMKFISKKCNEFVGRTFSKAVYIEKYKKVFFMLGTYNGMEVCRSIIYYDIEKNEFNDLFVQGLPFDLNESVVFYCSSKNRIFIYGGFSMNKIQPYKWSLDLNVLEKNPMYTEIFF; this is encoded by the coding sequence ATGAAAATGATTTCTTTTGAATTACAAGACTATTGGGATTATGAATTACTAGATGAAAACAGTCCTTTCTTAAAAGGAAGTGCTGCTTCTTGTATTGATCAAAAAAATTCAATGCTGTTTGTATTTGGTGGAATTACCAATAAATTTACTCCAACAAGTGAATTAGTTGTCTTTGATATTAGTACTTCAAAAATATGTAAAAATACTATTTTACCAGTCACTCCAAGAATAAATCATGAAATGTATTTTTATGACAACAAACTATACATAGTTGGAGGTTTATCATATACACAATTTGGTTCAACTAAAGTATTTGATGAAATTCTTATTTATGACTTGGAAAATGATGAGATAGAAAAAATAGATGCACCAAATATAAAATTTCGGTCATCAAGCGTGTTAAGTATTGAAGATAAGAAAATATATTACTATGGTGGATTAAATTGTGATCCGCAATTACTGAATGTTTTTGATATTACCACGAAAACATGTGACACATTTATTCTTGATGAAAATATTGTATTTAAGACCGGCTCAACATCAATATGTATAAAAACTGATAAGGTTTTATGTTTCTCTGGTTTTACACAGAATGATTATCCTATATGTCATAGTGAATATTTGTTAATGGACTTAAAGAATATGAAGTTCATTAGCAAAAAATGTAATGAATTTGTTGGTCGTACATTTTCAAAAGCAGTGTATATAGAAAAATATAAGAAAGTGTTTTTTATGTTAGGAACATATAATGGAATGGAAGTGTGTAGATCCATTATATATTATGATATTGAAAAAAATGAGTTTAATGATTTATTTGTTCAAGGATTACCATTTGACTTGAATGAAAGTGTTGTATTTTATTGTTCAAGTAAAAATAGAATATTTATATATGGAGGTTTTAGTATGAATAAAATCCAGCCATATAAATGGTCTTTAGATTTGAATGTTTTAGAAAAGAATCCAATGTATACAGAAATTTTTTTCTAA
- a CDS encoding DUF6364 family protein, translating into MSKKLTLNIDDELITFAHSYSQQNGLSISKLFEQYLNRLRSTDQNQELNSKTTTLYGLFQDSPIPDKKLLRTKFHEKDTN; encoded by the coding sequence ATGTCTAAGAAATTAACATTGAACATTGATGATGAATTGATTACTTTTGCTCATTCCTATTCTCAACAAAATGGTTTGTCTATTTCTAAGCTGTTCGAGCAGTATCTTAATCGTTTACGATCAACTGATCAAAACCAAGAACTAAATTCTAAGACGACTACTTTATATGGTCTTTTCCAAGACTCACCTATTCCAGATAAAAAACTATTAAGGACAAAATTTCATGAAAAAGATACTAATTGA
- a CDS encoding DUF4386 family protein: MNALKDYKSLYKTAFISTIIMLTIIPIQILVFALTKLPTTTIEWFSLFKDNLVIGFFHADFFILINNILISIIYLAFYHTLKEVNKGVIQIGIALGLIGISAYISSNKTFEILKLSYEYFSTNIETEKIIFESAGKACLLGWQGTAFDTYYVLNGIALFCISILMYKSKYYSKATATWGLFAAIFMIIPSTAGTIGLIFSLLSLIPWYVFSILYAKIFVRIGKEI; the protein is encoded by the coding sequence ATGAACGCATTAAAAGATTACAAGTCACTCTACAAAACAGCATTTATTTCAACGATTATTATGCTCACCATTATTCCAATTCAGATACTTGTATTTGCATTAACGAAGCTACCTACTACAACTATCGAATGGTTTTCTTTGTTTAAAGATAATTTAGTAATCGGATTTTTTCATGCAGATTTTTTTATTTTAATTAATAATATTCTAATTAGTATTATATATTTAGCTTTTTATCATACTTTAAAAGAAGTAAATAAAGGTGTAATACAAATAGGTATAGCTTTAGGATTAATTGGAATTTCAGCATATATTTCATCAAATAAAACTTTCGAGATATTAAAACTTTCCTACGAATATTTTAGCACAAATATTGAAACTGAAAAGATAATATTTGAATCAGCTGGAAAAGCATGCTTATTAGGATGGCAAGGGACAGCTTTTGATACATATTATGTTCTTAATGGAATTGCATTATTTTGTATTTCCATTTTAATGTATAAATCTAAATATTATTCAAAAGCAACTGCAACCTGGGGATTATTCGCAGCAATATTTATGATTATTCCTTCAACTGCTGGAACAATTGGTTTAATTTTTTCATTGCTATCATTGATTCCATGGTACGTCTTTAGCATTTTATATGCAAAGATCTTTGTAAGAATAGGAAAAGAAATCTAA
- a CDS encoding AAA family ATPase, producing MKKNPIKPNVFFMCGPAGSGKTTYAKKLEREGFLRLSFDEESFKLGITKHPLSKEMHQEIENRLIKILKENIVNGIDVVLDFSF from the coding sequence ATGAAAAAAAACCCAATTAAACCAAATGTTTTTTTTATGTGTGGTCCAGCAGGATCAGGAAAAACAACTTATGCTAAAAAACTTGAACGGGAAGGTTTTTTACGTTTATCGTTTGATGAAGAATCATTTAAACTGGGTATTACTAAACATCCTTTATCAAAAGAAATGCATCAAGAAATTGAAAACAGACTTATAAAAATACTAAAAGAAAATATTGTTAATGGAATAGATGTGGTTTTAGATTTTTCTTTTTGA